The following coding sequences lie in one Fusarium poae strain DAOMC 252244 chromosome 1, whole genome shotgun sequence genomic window:
- a CDS encoding hypothetical protein (TransMembrane:7 (i199-218o247-271i292-312o361-381i402-435o463-481i488-511o)): protein MINRRELLVQQLEVAETTLIRKAHNAKKRCQGKNITRYWQRLFPTNFTDTRIQRRSRSSSLITSELSTTDCEKFNSRGIWEKFISKSDRPTHRLPYQGLHWLPRIAPFSEKVDTISWCRKELDELNTRIEEQKGLYDDLPPANSAFIQFHNQIAAHMACQSEIHHLPEHMTPRSIGFSPDEIIWTNLALSYRSGWVRTIITYGVLFLMLSFWSIPVAWTGVLSQVDQLIQGFDLLSFINHTEMLRHAISVIAGLLPTMALTALLILLPLFLEYLAGFKGVKTYSLREEFVQTFYFAFLFIQVFLVVSIASFFTASIRELVTNVRGVQEASEVINILAQNLPRASNYFFSYMVLQSFSTSSATLLQVGSLISHYILAPLFDISPRDKWVRKMRPRSVKWGSVFPVYTNFACIALIYCIISPIISAFAVLTFGLMWLSQRYTILNFYQPDHDTGGVLYPRALNQTFTGVYVMELCLIGLFFMVKDENADAVCSAHAIIMVIVLVATVLFQTFLNWRFAPLFRFLPVELGNCDGTVAFPEQQMKSVPQLQQGLLGDPTSMNEVVSDERNPHAHTVDSVITEFPTTLKDIPEEDRELLVNDAFKHYALTVEEPTIWIPRDKLGVSDDEVYQCKQVSSSVSMSNLRADLDDHGRVVCDGKPPDVSRFTYVKL from the coding sequence ATGATCAATCGGCGAGAATTGCTTGTTCAGCAGCTGGAAGTTGCAGAGACAACCTTGATCAGAAAAGCTCATAACGCTAAGAAACGTTGTCAGGGCAAAAATATAACGAGATATTGGCAACGTCTCTTTCCTACAAATTTCACAGACACCAGGATCCAAAGACGCAGCAGGAGCAGCAGCCTCATTACCAGTGAGCTCTCGACTACTGACTGCGAGAAATTCAACAGCAGGGGAATATGGGAAAAGTTCATTAGTAAGAGTGACCGGCCGACACACAGACTCCCATACCAGGGATTGCACTGGTTGCCCCGTATTGCGCCTTTCTCCGAAAAGGTCGACACCATAAGTTGGTGTCGGAAAGAGTTAGATGAGCTTAACACGAGAATTGAGGAGCAAAAGGGACTTTATGACGACCTCCCACCCGCAAACTCAGCATTTATCCAGTTCCACAATCAGATCGCGGCGCATATGGCTTGCCAAAGCGAGATCCACCACCTCCCAGAGCATATGACACCCAGAAGCATTGGATTTTCCCCCGATGAGATCATTTGGACTAATTTGGCTTTGTCCTACAGATCTGGTTGGGTTCGTACCATAATAACTTATGGTGTCTTGTTCCTGATGCTATCGTTCTGGTCAATTCCAGTGGCTTGGACGGGCGTCCTCAGTCAGGTAGATCAACTTATTCAAGGCTTCGACCTACTTTCGTTCATTAACCACACAGAGATGCTCAGGCATGCTATCTCAGTAATTGCCGGTTTATTGCCGACCATGGCGTTAACAGCACTTTTAATCCTTCTACCATTGTTTTTAGAATATTTGGCGGGTTTCAAAGGAGTTAAGACCTACTCTCTGAGAGAAGAGTTCGTCCAGACTTTCTATTTTGCTTTCTTGTTCATACAAGTATTCCTAGTTGTATCCATTGCCTCATTTTTCACAGCCTCGATTAGAGAGCTAGTCACGAACGTCCGGGGCGTGCAGGAAGCTAGTGAAGTGATCAACATTCTTGCTCAAAACCTCCCTAGAGCATCAAATTACTTCTTTTCCTATATGGTGCTCCAGTCCTTCTCTACCAGTTCCGCAACGCTACTCCAGGTGGGCAGTTTGATCTCACATTACATTCTCGCTCCCTTATTCGACATTAGTCCACGAGATAAGTGGGTTCGCAAGATGAGGCCGCGTTCGGTAAAATGGGGCTCTGTTTTTCCCGTTTACACGAATTTCGCATGCATCGCGCTAATTTATTGCATAATATCCCCAATCATCTCTGCCTTCGCTGTCCTTACCTTTGGCCTCATGTGGCTTTCTCAACGGTATACGATATTGAATTTTTACCAACCCGACCATGACACTGGGGGAGTTCTTTATCCTCGGGCTCTTAATCAAACGTTTACCGGTGTGTACGTAATGGAGTTATGTCTCATTGGTCTTTTCTTCATGGTCAAGGATGAAAACGCAGATGCTGTTTGTTCAGCACATGCAATCATCATGGTCATAGTACTAGTGGCTACTGTCCTCTTTCAGACATTTCTGAATTGGAGATTTGCTCCTCTCTTTCGATTTCTACCGGTGGAGTTGGGCAATTGTGACGGGACAGTGGCCTTTCCAGAACAGCAAATGAAGAGTGTTCCCCAACTCCAACAGGGGCTTTTAGGGGATCCCACAAGTATGAATGAAGTAGTTTCAGACGAGAGGAATCCACACGCCCACACGGTCGATTCGGTGATTACCGAATTTCCCACGACTCTGAAAGATATACCTGAAGAAGACCGTGAATTACTCGTAAACGACGCATTCAAACATTACGCTCTCACTGTCGAAGAACCTACGATCTGGATCCCTCGAGACAAACTTGGCGTCAGCGATGATGAAGTTTACCAATGTAAACAAGTTTCAAGTTCTGTTTCTATGTCCAACCTGCGTGCTGATTTAGATGATCATGGGCGTGTGGTCTGCGATGGCAAACCACCCGATGTTTCTAGATTCACCTATGTGAAGCTTTAA